In the genome of Dermacentor silvarum isolate Dsil-2018 chromosome 1, BIME_Dsil_1.4, whole genome shotgun sequence, one region contains:
- the LOC119436492 gene encoding sex-determining region Y protein — MLFAQEKRRWVAAENANENNQRVSSRLGKLWRTLGAADKGPYQRKAAEAAAVHRRKYLDYLYNPPKARRRKEPERSTKKFAGKTKNDSSGNQEQQPSPSTAATHGRSTPEFQQQRDRSGAIAAAAKEQTLSFLGWHLGHRSENTGPYTQVTTVPAPASDHSAAWPYNVHRFHGPLPPSPRRANRGSAAKFEAARAFGQSKGHTPNGCK; from the coding sequence ATGTTGTTTGCACAAGAGAAGAGGCGATGGGTGGCCGCCGAGAATGCGAATGAAAACAACCAGCGAGTGAGCAGCCGCCTGGGCAAGCTGTGGCGTACTCTCGGCGCAGCCGACAAGGGGCCCTACCAGCGCAAGGCGGCCGAAGCTGCCGCCGTCCACCGAAGGAAGTACCTCGACTACCTGTACAATCCGCCTAAGGCGCGGCGCCGCAAGGAGCCGGAGCGCAGCACcaagaaatttgcaggcaagACAAAGAATGACAGTTCCGGGAACCAGGAGCAGCAGCCGAGCCCTTCCACTGCCGCTACCCATGGTCGAAGCACCCCGGAGTTCCAACAGCAGCGGGATAGATCTGGCGCCATCGCGGCCGCAGCAAAGGAACAAACGCTGTCCTTCCTGGGGTGGCACCTCGGGCACCGGTCAGAAAACACCGGTCCCTATACGCAGGTGACCACTGTCCCGGCCCCAGCGTCGGATCACTCGGCTGCGTGGCCCTACAATGTGCACCGGTTCCACGGTCCTCTGCCACCGTCACCGCGTCGGGCGAACCGAGGCAGCGCCGCGAAATTTGAAGCAGCTCGGGCATTCGGCCAGTCCAAAGGCCACACGCCCAATGGATGCAAATAA
- the LOC119436510 gene encoding sex-determining region Y protein produces MLFAQEKRRWLAAENANENNQRVSSHLGKLWRTLGATDKEPYQRKAAEAATVHQRKYLDYMYNARKARWRKEQERSTKKIAGKLNNDSSGNQEQQSSPSTAATHGRGTPECQQQQQDLPLSRPPQMKKRCATSAAWGGACSTGQKTPLSISRPPLSRPQRRITRLRGPTACTSSAVLCHRHCVGRTGAAWRNLKQLAHSASPMNAINQLSPALLDEDEYNDSSVDSTSFDRAGGFLDTLGSADDAAGQSQLSGSTAA; encoded by the coding sequence ATGTTGTTTGCACAAGAGAAGAGGCGATGGCTGGCCGCCGAGAATGCGAATGAAAACAACCAGCGAGTGAGCAGCCACCTGGGCAAGCTGTGGCGTACTCTCGGCGCCACCGACAAGGAGCCCTACCAGCGCAAGGCGGCCGAAGCTGCCACCGTCCACCAGAGGAAGTACCTCGACTACATGTACAATGCGCGTAAGGCCCGGTGGCGCAAAGAACAGGAGCGCAGCACCAAGAAAATTGCAGGCAAGCTCAATAATGACAGTTCCGGGAACCAGGAGCAGCAGTCGAGCCCTTCCACGGCCGCGACCCATGGTCGAGGCACCCCGGAGtgccagcagcagcaacaagatcTGCCGCTGTCGCGGCCGCCGCAGATGAAGAAACGCTGTGCAACCAGTGCTGCCTGGGGTGGTGCTTGCAGCACCGGTCAAAAAACACCGCTCTCTATAAGCAGGCCACCACTGTCCCGGCCCCAGCGTCGGATCACTCGGCTGCGCGGCCCTACAGCGTGCACCAGTTCCGCGGTCCTCTGCCACCGTCACTGCGTCGGGCGAACAGgggcagcgtggcgcaatttgaAACAGCTCGCGCATTCAGCCAGCCCAATGAATGCAATTAACCAGCTATCGCCCGCACTCCTGGACGAAGATGAATACAACGACTCGTCTGTGGACAGCACGTCGTTCGATCGCGCGGGCGGATTCCTGGACACCCTGGGTTCTGCCGATGACGCTGCCGGCCAAAGTCAGCTGTCTGGCTCCACCGCAGCATAG
- the LOC119436519 gene encoding transcription factor sem-2 produces MLFAQEKRRWLAAENANENNQRVSSRLGKLWRTLGATDTEPYKRKAAEAAVIHPRKYLDYMYNARKARRRKEQERSTKKLAGKLNNDSSGNQEQQSSPSTAATHGRSPPECWQQQQQDLPPLRPPQRKKRCASWSGATGTSQKTPLSIGRPPLSRPQRRITRLRGPTTCTSSTVLCHRHSVGRTEAALHNLKQLTHSASPMDANNQLSPALLDEDEYNDSSVDSSSFDRAGGFLDTLGSADDAAG; encoded by the coding sequence ATGTTGTTTGCACAAGAGAAGAGGCGATGGCTAGCCGCCGAGAATGCGAATGAAAACAACCAGCGAGTGAGCAGCCGCCTGGGCAAGCTGTGGCGTACTCTCGGCGCCACCGACACGGAGCCCTACAAGCGCAAGGCGGCCGAAGCTGCCGTCATCCACCCAAGGAAGTACCTCGACTACATGTACAATGCGCGTAAGGCCCGGCGGCGCAAAGAGCAGGAGCGCAGCACCAAGAAACTTGCAGGCAAGCTCAATAATGACAGTTCCGGGAACCAGGAGCAGCAGTCGAGCCCCTCCACTGCCGCGACCCATGGTCGAAGCCCCCCGGAGtgctggcagcagcagcagcaggatcTGCCGCCGTTGCGGCCGCCGCAGAGGAAGAAACGCTGTGCTTCCTGGAGTGGCGCTACGGGAACCAGTCAAAAAACACCGCTCTCTATAGGCAGGCCACCTCTGTCCCGGCCCCAGCGTCGGATCACTCGGCTTCGCGGCCCTACAACGTGCACCAGTTCCACGGTCCTCTGCCACCGTCACTCCGTCGGGCGAACAGAGGCGGCGTTGCACAATTTGAAACAGCTCACGCATTCAGCCAGCCCAATGGATGCAAATAACCAGCTATCGCCCGCGCTCCTGGACGAAGATGAATACAACGACTCGTCTGTGGACAGCTCGTCGTTCGATCGCGCGGGCGGATTCCTGGACACCCTGGGTTCTGCCGATGACGCTGCCGGCTAA